The proteins below come from a single Micromonospora citrea genomic window:
- a CDS encoding ATP-dependent Clp protease proteolytic subunit, which yields MIRKPNLSVDARYVLPSFAERTSYGMKETNPYSKMFEDRIIFLGTPVDDAAANDVMAQLITLEATDPERDITMYINSPGGSFTAMTAINDTMRYVRPDVQTVCLGQAASSAAILLAAGTPGKRMALPHSRILIHQPAIEGVQGQGTDLEIQAREIMRMRTQMEEMLAQYSGRPQEEVSRDIERNKILTADDAVAYGLVDTILRSRKKSAAMVAG from the coding sequence ATGATCCGCAAGCCGAATCTGTCCGTGGACGCCAGGTACGTCCTGCCGTCGTTCGCTGAGCGGACGTCGTACGGCATGAAGGAGACCAACCCGTACAGCAAGATGTTCGAGGACCGGATCATCTTCCTCGGCACGCCGGTCGACGACGCCGCGGCCAACGACGTGATGGCACAGCTCATCACGTTGGAGGCGACGGATCCCGAGCGGGACATCACCATGTACATCAACTCGCCGGGCGGCTCCTTCACCGCGATGACGGCGATCAACGACACCATGCGCTACGTCCGGCCGGACGTGCAGACCGTCTGCCTGGGCCAGGCGGCGTCCTCCGCCGCCATCCTGCTGGCGGCGGGCACTCCGGGCAAGCGGATGGCGCTGCCGCACTCGCGGATCCTGATCCACCAGCCCGCCATCGAGGGCGTCCAGGGGCAGGGCACGGACCTGGAGATCCAGGCCCGCGAGATCATGCGGATGCGCACCCAGATGGAGGAGATGCTGGCCCAGTACTCGGGCCGCCCGCAGGAGGAGGTCTCCCGCGACATCGAGCGCAACAAGATCCTGACCGCCGACGACGCGGTGGCCTACGGGCTCGTCGACACGATCCTGCGCAGCCGCAAGAAGAGCGCGGCGATGGTGGCGGGCTGA
- a CDS encoding serine/threonine-protein kinase: MTVTGEVGRLGDYRLLRLLGSGGMGNVYFGVSSTGDRAAVKVIRQELVSDDNLRRRFATEIENLRLVYGSRVARLEDADPLGDPAWLAVEYVPGATVNQYVGARGPLPVRLAAMAGAMLADGLGRVHQAGVLHRDLKPQNVILGPDGPVLIDFGLAVLTEQGSRHTQTGLLIGTPAYMSPEQVRGERLLTPAVDIYALGATLVYATTGHELYPGTTGVHSLLLRITDPEVAPDLTGVPAELTPVLTDMLAHDPAARPSLSAVRTRLLAVASADGTDVTELRHRIAELTYTAATELLVPRVGGRPSPATTGSPPQFPPSPADSGETETTGGPSPTRPVLPPAPTRADGASAPPGQTRTDVPATVASTRVDGGAPIPARTRVDGGAAALAPTRTDEAAPGAGPAARGPSLGPAPLAGSPTLPAGPRPLRAAAPVPSNPADSFVADPEGDDGAIETLEPVRAPSTIRVANALAYLGVVLLALFAAFASLLLFRSGVILSAVFLLAMLSFGWPLSRFGRWTLVLAAEDGLWLRARRRSAMTLLWASLWTVSVLAVDGRPDRSRLVLGLPADLPPETRRSLDVNGSLRAATWGRHTLTVGDIRMGVGEVADAIRRVAPDAPVWEAPAGTPAPPGFEHYPFRMPWSLWLLAGVAVSYVAAHVLMMLLVYVLQK; this comes from the coding sequence GTGACAGTGACGGGTGAGGTCGGGCGGCTCGGCGACTACCGGCTGCTCCGGCTGCTCGGGTCGGGCGGAATGGGCAACGTCTACTTCGGCGTGTCCTCCACCGGTGACCGCGCGGCCGTCAAGGTGATTCGGCAGGAGCTGGTCAGCGACGACAACCTGCGGCGCCGCTTCGCCACCGAGATCGAGAACCTGAGGCTCGTCTACGGGTCCCGGGTGGCCCGACTGGAGGACGCCGACCCGCTGGGCGACCCTGCCTGGCTCGCCGTCGAGTACGTTCCCGGCGCCACCGTCAACCAGTACGTCGGGGCGCGCGGACCGCTGCCCGTCCGGCTGGCCGCGATGGCCGGGGCGATGCTCGCCGACGGGCTCGGCCGGGTCCACCAGGCCGGCGTGCTGCACCGGGACCTCAAGCCGCAGAACGTGATCCTCGGCCCCGACGGGCCGGTGCTGATCGACTTCGGTCTCGCCGTGCTGACCGAACAGGGCAGCCGGCACACCCAGACGGGGCTGCTCATCGGCACTCCGGCCTACATGTCCCCCGAACAGGTGCGGGGCGAGCGGCTGCTCACCCCGGCGGTCGACATCTACGCGCTCGGCGCCACCCTCGTCTACGCCACCACCGGGCACGAGCTCTATCCGGGCACGACCGGTGTGCACTCGTTGTTGCTGCGCATCACCGACCCTGAGGTGGCACCCGACCTGACCGGAGTGCCGGCGGAACTGACGCCGGTCCTCACGGACATGCTGGCGCACGACCCGGCGGCCCGACCGTCGCTGTCCGCGGTCCGTACCCGGCTGCTCGCGGTCGCCAGTGCGGACGGAACGGACGTCACGGAACTACGCCATCGGATCGCCGAGCTGACCTACACCGCCGCCACGGAACTCCTGGTGCCACGCGTCGGCGGGCGGCCCTCGCCCGCCACGACGGGATCGCCGCCGCAGTTCCCGCCGTCGCCTGCCGACAGCGGCGAGACCGAGACGACGGGCGGGCCGTCGCCGACACGACCTGTGCTCCCGCCGGCACCGACCCGGGCCGACGGCGCGTCGGCACCCCCCGGGCAGACCCGGACGGACGTCCCGGCCACCGTCGCGTCGACGCGGGTCGATGGTGGTGCGCCGATTCCCGCACGGACTCGGGTCGACGGCGGCGCGGCGGCCCTCGCCCCGACCAGGACGGACGAGGCCGCCCCCGGGGCCGGGCCCGCTGCGCGAGGCCCGTCCCTGGGCCCGGCGCCCCTCGCCGGTTCGCCCACCCTGCCCGCCGGGCCGCGACCGCTTCGTGCCGCGGCACCCGTACCGTCGAATCCGGCCGATTCGTTCGTGGCCGACCCGGAGGGCGACGACGGGGCGATCGAGACCCTCGAACCGGTACGGGCCCCGTCGACGATCAGGGTCGCGAACGCGCTCGCCTACCTGGGGGTCGTCCTGCTGGCCCTGTTCGCCGCGTTCGCGTCGCTGCTGCTGTTCCGGTCAGGGGTGATCCTCTCGGCGGTCTTTCTCCTGGCGATGCTCAGCTTCGGCTGGCCGCTGAGCCGGTTCGGGCGGTGGACGCTCGTCCTGGCTGCCGAGGACGGGCTCTGGCTGCGGGCCCGCCGCCGGTCCGCCATGACGTTGCTGTGGGCGTCGCTGTGGACGGTGAGCGTGCTGGCGGTCGACGGGCGGCCGGACCGCAGCCGGCTGGTCCTGGGGCTGCCCGCCGACCTGCCGCCCGAGACCCGTCGCTCCCTGGACGTCAACGGGTCCCTACGCGCGGCGACGTGGGGCAGACACACGCTCACCGTCGGTGACATCCGGATGGGCGTCGGCGAGGTCGCCGACGCCATCCGCCGCGTTGCCCCGGACGCGCCGGTGTGGGAGGCGCCGGCCGGCACACCGGCGCCGCCAGGATTCGAGCACTACCCCTTCCGCATGCCCTGGAGCCTCTGGCTGCTGGCCGGGGTCGCCGTCTCCTACGTGGCGGCCCACGTCCTGATGATGCTTCTGGTGTACGTGTTGCAGAAGTAG
- a CDS encoding L,D-transpeptidase, with protein sequence MGRFTRAGAMVGALGLVVSLALTACGEEKKKAEFVGGTTPATASAAAEPVTPAAPSGPPLTLSPADGAKNRPVSSEIGAKLPDGGKVSSVTLTTADGKQVEGRLRADGSSWVPSKPLKYGATYTATVTATAADGGTSQGTSTFTTMAKPKSMISSGLYLFDDKTYGVAMPVVTEFHPGIPKKDRAAVQKRMFVQTDPPQPGAWHWVDNGTQAYYRAPEYWKPGTTLTVRIALAGIPLSNGRYGNVDRTATAKIGRAFEMKVDNATKKMTVYEDGQVVRTLPVSLGKKKTPSSSGTMVVMEKKESTVFDTRDDPDPANRYVTEIDFAQRITWGGEYIHAAPWSEHVQGRQNVSHGCVNVSTANARWLFEKTKVGDPITIKGTERQLAAGNGWTAWSLSWSEFVKGSALSVPEGGSGPAF encoded by the coding sequence ATGGGCAGGTTCACGCGGGCCGGGGCGATGGTGGGCGCCCTCGGCCTGGTGGTGTCGCTGGCGCTGACAGCCTGCGGCGAGGAGAAGAAGAAGGCGGAGTTCGTCGGCGGCACCACCCCCGCCACGGCGAGCGCGGCGGCCGAGCCCGTCACCCCGGCCGCGCCGAGCGGTCCACCGCTGACGCTGAGCCCGGCCGACGGGGCGAAGAACAGGCCGGTCAGCTCCGAGATCGGCGCGAAGCTGCCCGACGGCGGCAAGGTGTCGAGCGTCACGCTGACGACGGCGGACGGCAAGCAGGTCGAGGGGCGCCTGCGCGCCGACGGCTCCTCCTGGGTGCCGTCGAAGCCGCTGAAGTACGGCGCCACCTACACGGCCACCGTCACCGCCACCGCCGCCGACGGCGGGACCAGCCAGGGCACCAGCACGTTCACGACGATGGCGAAGCCCAAGTCGATGATCAGCTCGGGCCTGTACCTCTTCGACGACAAGACCTACGGCGTGGCGATGCCGGTGGTCACCGAGTTCCACCCGGGCATCCCGAAGAAGGACCGCGCGGCGGTGCAGAAGCGCATGTTCGTGCAGACCGACCCGCCGCAGCCGGGCGCCTGGCACTGGGTGGACAACGGCACCCAGGCCTACTACCGCGCGCCGGAGTACTGGAAGCCCGGCACCACGCTCACCGTCCGGATCGCGCTGGCGGGCATCCCGCTGAGCAACGGCCGGTACGGCAACGTCGACCGTACGGCCACGGCGAAGATCGGCCGCGCCTTCGAGATGAAGGTCGACAACGCCACCAAGAAGATGACCGTGTACGAGGACGGCCAGGTGGTCCGCACCCTGCCGGTGAGCCTCGGCAAGAAGAAGACGCCCTCCTCCAGCGGCACGATGGTGGTGATGGAGAAGAAGGAGTCCACCGTCTTCGACACCCGGGACGACCCGGATCCGGCCAACCGCTACGTCACGGAGATCGACTTCGCCCAGCGGATCACCTGGGGCGGGGAGTACATCCACGCCGCGCCCTGGTCCGAGCACGTGCAGGGCCGACAGAACGTCTCGCACGGCTGCGTCAACGTCTCCACGGCGAACGCCCGGTGGCTGTTCGAGAAGACGAAGGTCGGCGACCCGATCACCATCAAGGGCACCGAGCGCCAACTGGCCGCCGGCAACGGCTGGACGGCGTGGAGCCTGAGCTGGTCGGAGTTCGTCAAGGGCAGCGCCCTGTCGGTGCCGGAGGGCGGCTCGGGGCCGGCGTTCTGA
- a CDS encoding acyltransferase domain-containing protein produces the protein MTEPAPAPHPRPSGPAVLRLAASSPAQLADRLRDVARGGPRPADPADADLPCRVALLTPTADRLALAQELVLRERSWDGPADLWYTADPVLRPGRPGQVAFLFPGLSAHDRPPLDDVAGAFDLPGYEPDRTGTVGGRTWDLLHTGRLLDGALRRLGIRPDLVAGHSAGEWSALFSAGRWAPEAFDDFARGMGPDAYQLPDVAFAVVGCPVAEARRLIDGVADVVISHDNSPRQTVLCGTDAAIHTAFARIADPAIPRTVLPFRSGFHSPMLAPYLDPVAAVLRAVPLRAAAVPVWSATTVDRYPDDAPALGRLLVRHLVSPVRFRELVQRLHDEGTRVFVQVGHGSLAAFVRDTLHGQRHVVASASKGRPDGLAELARLAAALWVHGLRPDFAALPGADDPIRRDDTIRRDDTVGPDRTARPDGAVWPRGGPSASRAGDDPVLAAFQAVLDEVAHASREVLDGWQRWHRDDRVRP, from the coding sequence ATGACTGAGCCGGCCCCGGCGCCGCACCCCCGCCCGTCGGGGCCTGCCGTCCTGCGCCTCGCCGCGTCCTCCCCCGCGCAGCTCGCCGACCGGCTGCGGGATGTCGCCCGGGGTGGGCCCCGCCCCGCCGACCCGGCCGACGCCGACCTGCCGTGCCGGGTGGCGCTGCTGACGCCGACGGCGGACCGGCTCGCCCTCGCGCAGGAACTCGTGCTGCGGGAACGGTCCTGGGACGGCCCGGCCGACCTCTGGTACACCGCCGACCCGGTGCTGCGGCCGGGCCGCCCGGGCCAGGTGGCGTTCCTCTTCCCCGGCCTGTCCGCCCACGACCGGCCGCCGCTCGACGACGTGGCCGGGGCGTTCGACCTGCCCGGCTACGAGCCGGACCGCACCGGGACGGTGGGCGGCCGGACGTGGGACCTGCTGCACACCGGGCGGCTGCTCGACGGCGCGCTGCGACGGCTGGGCATCCGGCCGGACCTCGTCGCCGGGCACAGCGCCGGCGAGTGGAGCGCCCTGTTCTCGGCCGGCAGGTGGGCGCCGGAGGCCTTCGACGACTTCGCCCGGGGGATGGGGCCGGACGCCTACCAGCTGCCCGACGTGGCGTTCGCGGTGGTCGGCTGCCCGGTCGCCGAGGCGAGGCGGCTGATCGACGGGGTCGCCGACGTGGTCATCTCCCACGACAACAGTCCCCGGCAGACGGTGCTCTGCGGCACCGACGCGGCGATCCACACCGCGTTCGCCCGGATCGCCGACCCGGCGATACCCCGGACCGTGCTGCCGTTCCGGTCCGGATTCCACAGCCCGATGCTCGCGCCCTACCTCGACCCGGTGGCCGCCGTCCTGCGGGCCGTACCGCTGCGGGCCGCGGCGGTGCCCGTCTGGTCGGCGACCACCGTGGACCGCTACCCCGACGACGCGCCGGCGCTGGGCCGGCTCCTCGTCCGGCACCTGGTCTCCCCGGTCCGCTTCCGGGAGTTGGTGCAGCGCCTGCACGACGAGGGCACCCGGGTCTTCGTGCAGGTCGGCCACGGCAGCCTCGCCGCCTTCGTCCGCGACACGCTGCACGGTCAACGGCACGTCGTGGCCAGCGCCTCGAAGGGCCGGCCGGACGGGCTGGCGGAACTGGCCCGGCTCGCCGCGGCGCTGTGGGTGCACGGGCTGCGACCCGACTTCGCCGCGCTCCCCGGTGCCGACGACCCGATCCGGCGCGACGACACCATCCGGCGCGACGACACCGTCGGGCCCGACCGCACCGCTCGGCCCGACGGCGCCGTGTGGCCCCGCGGCGGTCCATCGGCGTCGAGGGCGGGCGACGACCCGGTGCTCGCCGCGTTCCAGGCCGTCCTGGACGAGGTCGCCCACGCCAGCCGCGAGGTGCTCGACGGCTGGCAGCGGTGGCACCGGGATGACAGGGTACGACCATGA
- a CDS encoding NPCBM/NEW2 domain-containing protein has translation MQRRRRTSHPAIVGAVIAAVATVAAAAIPVALELTRDKGGGTPVAQVTASTVPARPTGAATGSVPGAATGSGDVPASPPAEAAVRSLTEMPEVSDFEGWEQEPRVVAGVRRDTVLTTSPCWLNDKFTVTFVVSRQFKVLEATVGLADDSPKALPLRFTVLADRKAVFTTTVGLGKTRPVKVDIGDATQVSLQVGTTSLDQCHGDSIGVWIAPRVRR, from the coding sequence ATGCAGAGACGGCGTCGGACGTCCCATCCCGCGATCGTCGGTGCGGTCATCGCCGCGGTCGCCACCGTGGCCGCGGCGGCCATCCCGGTCGCGCTGGAACTCACCCGCGACAAGGGTGGCGGGACTCCGGTGGCACAGGTCACCGCCTCCACCGTGCCGGCCCGGCCCACCGGGGCGGCCACGGGGTCCGTCCCTGGCGCGGCGACGGGGTCAGGGGACGTGCCCGCGTCGCCGCCGGCCGAGGCCGCCGTGCGGTCGCTGACCGAGATGCCCGAGGTGAGCGACTTCGAGGGCTGGGAGCAGGAGCCGCGCGTCGTCGCCGGCGTGCGCCGCGACACGGTGCTCACCACGTCCCCCTGCTGGTTGAACGACAAGTTCACGGTGACCTTCGTGGTCAGCCGCCAGTTCAAGGTCCTCGAGGCGACCGTCGGGCTGGCCGACGACTCGCCCAAGGCGCTGCCCCTCCGGTTCACCGTGCTGGCCGACCGCAAGGCGGTCTTCACCACGACGGTCGGCCTCGGCAAGACCCGCCCCGTCAAGGTGGACATCGGCGACGCGACCCAGGTGTCGCTCCAGGTCGGCACCACAAGCCTCGACCAGTGCCACGGCGACAGCATCGGCGTCTGGATCGCCCCCCGGGTCCGTCGGTGA
- a CDS encoding SDR family NAD(P)-dependent oxidoreductase, producing MHGSGQRLAVVTGAASGIGAAVARRLVDDGWRVIGWDRRGCDADGVAGRRVDVRDYEQVAAAAAEVDRADLLVNSAGIGGRGFASELAPAAWERVIGVNLTGTYYCCRAMFPALRRAGGLVVNIASVAAHLAMVEGAAYCSSKAGVAMLTDVLGVEWAAQNIRVIAVSPGYVRTPLVMDGIHRNLLDEETIVRGTPQRRLAEPAEVAELIRALAADELRYLTATTVRFDGGWTASGGYQPHLAGGLLPAADDARTTPDAARTDRAGLTVPD from the coding sequence TTGCACGGGAGTGGGCAGCGGCTGGCCGTGGTCACCGGCGCGGCCAGCGGGATCGGCGCGGCGGTGGCGCGGCGGCTCGTCGACGACGGGTGGCGCGTGATCGGCTGGGACCGGCGCGGGTGCGACGCGGACGGGGTGGCCGGGCGCCGGGTCGACGTACGCGACTACGAGCAGGTGGCCGCCGCGGCGGCGGAGGTCGACCGGGCGGACCTGCTGGTCAACAGCGCCGGCATCGGTGGGCGCGGTTTCGCCAGCGAGCTCGCGCCGGCGGCGTGGGAACGGGTCATCGGGGTCAACCTGACCGGGACGTACTACTGCTGCCGGGCGATGTTCCCCGCCCTGCGGCGGGCGGGCGGGCTGGTCGTCAACATCGCCTCCGTGGCGGCGCACCTGGCAATGGTGGAGGGGGCCGCGTACTGCTCCTCGAAGGCCGGGGTGGCGATGCTGACCGACGTGCTCGGGGTGGAGTGGGCCGCGCAGAACATCCGGGTGATCGCGGTCAGCCCGGGTTACGTCCGGACGCCGCTGGTGATGGACGGCATCCACCGGAACCTCCTCGACGAGGAGACCATCGTGCGGGGCACCCCGCAGCGCCGCCTGGCGGAGCCGGCCGAGGTGGCGGAGCTGATCAGGGCGCTCGCCGCGGACGAGCTGCGCTACCTGACCGCCACCACGGTGCGCTTCGACGGCGGGTGGACCGCGAGCGGCGGCTACCAGCCGCACCTCGCGGGGGGCCTGCTGCCGGCGGCCGACGACGCGCGGACGACCCCGGACGCGGCCCGGACGGACCGCGCGGGGCTGACCGTGCCGGACTGA